A stretch of DNA from Desulfosarcina ovata subsp. ovata:
TCTACGAGGGCGTGCCGGAGTTTGTCAGTGAGGAAGGCGTCGTTTCGGACGGGGTCGAACTCAAGGTTGTCGACCATGACGAAAGCCTGGCTTTGCCCGAGGTCATGTCGGGCTTCGCCGCTTTCTGGGACGAATGGCACGAAAACCATTATGTAAAGCTCTACGTGCAAAAGACCGGCGACAATACGGTGGCGGATGCCGACGGCGAAACACAGACCATCTACCAGGCCGACGCTTACGATACCAAGACCCTGCCCGGCAACGTGGGCGACGTTCTGGAACTCACCGGCGTGCAGACGACGGAGGACTACACCGGTCGTCGGTTCCGCTGCCACACGGCAGCAATGGCCTCCGACCAGGGGGTCACGAGCTATCCGGCTAATAGCTCTGTGGATGCCATCAGCTCGGCCGAGACAAGCGCTTCCTCGATTACACTGACGGCCACTGCTTCCGATGTCGGCGCTGCCAGTAGCGGTACGGTGGTTGTGACGCCCACGGACGACAGCTATGTTGTCGAGGGATCCCCGAGTTCCAACAAAGGGTCCAAAACGAGCATGTACATACAGAGTTCTGCCAGTAGTAATGATCGCATCTGGATGAAGTTCGATCTGGGCGGCCAAGTACCGACCGGTGCCACCGTGACCGCTGCCACCTTAAGCATGTATCAATGGTACCCCTCCGGACAGGGCGCCGATATGGATGCTTCTGTATATGGAAGTTCCGATAATGACTGGGATGAGGATTCCATCACCTGGAACAATCAACCCTCCTGGGAGTCCGCCGCCGATGACACCGCCACCCTCGAAGAAGGAGAAAAGGCCTGGTATGAATGGGGCGTGGCAACCTACGTTCAGACCGAGGTCGCGAGCGGCGACGATATCATCTCCTTCGTGGTCAAGCCTGCAACCGAAGATGCCGGCACCACATCCTTCTATGTTTTCTATGGCAAGGAGTTCACTTCATCCTACGCGCCGTCACTGGAAGTCTCTTACGAAATCGCGGCGGGCAGCCAGGAGGATGCCCAACCGGTCAGCGTGGCCTTTTACTATCGCTATTCCGCGGATAGTGTGACCTGGGGCGCGTGGACGGCCATCGGCACGGACGGGGATTCGTCTGACGATTGGTCGCTCGGCTTCAGCTACGGGGACGGGTACGGTTACTACGAATTCTACTCCGTAGCCACCGACGAGGACGGTAACGTCGAGGACGCGCCGGTACGGGCTGATGCATCGGTCCGTTACGTCTCCGGGTCGAACACCGCGGCCAGCGTGACCCCGGTTTCGAGCATCGCCGACGGAACAACCGACGTGGATGGCAATGTCTGGTTGAGCGTGACCGTTGCCGACAGTGACAACGATACGGTAGGGGTGTGCTTTTATACTGCCAGCGGGGAAGAAATCGACTGCGTGGAAAACGTGGCCTCCGGCCAGACCGCATCGGTGGCCTGGACCGGCCTGGACGAGGCAACCGCATACGGCTGGTATGCGGTTGTCGATGACGGAACGGAAACGGCCCCATCCGAGACCTGGTCCTTTAGCACGACCAACAGCGCACCTTCGGTGACGAGCGGTTCCTCCGATCCGGGTACGACACAAGCCACCCTTACCGTGACCGTCAGCGATACGGACAGCAACCAATCCCTGGATGTCTATTTTTATGACGGCGCCGGCACCCTGATCGGTTCCCAGACAGACGTTGATTCGGGCGAAAGTGCCAGTGTCCTTTGGGATGGCCTGACCGCCAACACCGAATACAGTTGGTACGTAGAGGTCTACGACGGAATGGAGACCGTTATTTCCGACACCTGGACCTTTACCACGGCGGCGGGTACGTCCATACCGGCGGTCCCGGCCATGGACGTTTTCGGCATGCTGGCGACAACTGCTTCCCTGTTGCTGGCGGGCGCCGTTTGGATCAGGCGTCAGCAGTCTTAGTATACAAGACTGGGGATCAGTGGCCAAAAGGGGCGCTGCAGGTGAGCGTCGACGGGAAGACCTTGCCCGGGTTGAGAATCCCGTTGGGGTCCAGCAGCCCCTTGATCTGCCGCATCAGGTTCAGGGTGGGCGCGTCGAGGTTCCAGCCGATTTGGTTGCGCTTGATCAGCCCGATGCCGTGTTCGGCGGCGATGCGTCCCTCCAGGGCGATGGCGTCCTTGAGGATCGCCGCCCGGGCCTGTGTGAGCGCTTCGTGGGGCGTGTTTTTGTCGTGTGGCGCCAGGCTGACGTGGATATTGCCGTCACCGGCATGACCGAAACAGACGATGAACGCACCGGTTTCCTTGGCAATGTCATCGATGCGCCGCACCATCTTGGGTACCCGGGCGATGGGAACGGCGATATCTTCCTCTTCCCAGCGGGGCCACACCAGCCCCAGCGCGGCGTGGATGGCGCGTCGCGATTGCCACAGGCGCTCCTGGTCGGCCACATCCCTGGCTACGTCCACGCTGAGGGCGCGGTTGGCCGTGCATACCGCCTGGACCCGTTTGATGCCGGTCTCGATCGCATGGGGGGTGCCGTCCACTTCGATGAGCAGCACCGCTTCGGCATCAACGGGCAATCCGGTATCCTGGTATTGGGTCACCGCCCGGATGCAGTGCTTGTCCATGAATTCCATGGTGGTGGGGATGATGCCCGACTTGATCACATCGGCGATGGTCTGGGCCGCCGCTTCCATGGCGCCGAAGGCGGCCAGCAGGGTCTGCTTGCCCTCCGGCAGGGGCAGCAGCTTGAGCACGGCCCGGGTGATCACCCCGAGGGTTCCCTCCGAGCCCACGAAGAGACGGGTCAGGTCGTAGCCGACCACATCCTTGATGCAGCGTGAACCGGTGTGGATGATCTCGCCATTGGCCAGCACCACTTCCAGCCCCATGACGAAGTCTTTGGTGACGCCGTACTTCACCGCCCGCATGCCACCGGCATTTTCGGCCAGGTTGCCACCAATCGTACAAATATCCATACTCGCCGGATCGGGGGGATAGAACAGCCCCTTGGCCTCCACGGCGGCATGCAGCCGGGCGGTGATCACCCCCGGCTGGACGATGGCCTGAAGATTGTCGGTATCCACGCTGATGATCCGGTTCATGCGGTTCATGGTCATGACGATGCCGCCGGAAAGGGGAACGGCGCCGCCGGTCAGACCGCTGCCGGCCCCCCGGGGAACGATGGGGATGCGGTGGGTGTTGGCGATGGCCAGGATTTCGGAGACCGCTTCGGCCGTTTCCGGAAAGGCCACCGCCTCGGGCAGGCAGGCCCCCTCGCTGGCATCGAAGGCGTAGGTCAGGCAGTCTTCTCTCTCTTCCAGGAAATTCTCCGGTCCGAGCAGTTGGCGCAATTGGCGTCTGGCGTTGTCTTGCATGGGGTAATTTTTTCTCTTCTGACTCGTCTTTTCCGGATGTCGCCGGCCTTGGACCGGTTGGCGGCTATCGCGTTGCGGTTTCCGGGTTTTCCAGCCCCGGCGTTTCAAATCGTTTGCCCACATGGTGCAGGACGATGCTGGCCAGTCCCACGACCACCAGGTAGATGAGGGCCACGATAATATACGTGGAGATGGGCGCGAAGGTGCGGCTGGAAATAATTTTGGCCTTGCCCATCAGGTCGGGCACGGCGATGAGGAAAACCACCGCCGTATATTTGATGATGGCGATCATCTCGTTGGACCAGGACGGCAGGACCAGCCGCAGGGCCTGGGGCAGGATGATGTGGCGGATGGCCGTCAGCCGGCTCATACCGATAGCCCGGGCCGCGGTCATCTGGCCGCTACCCACGGCCTGAAGGGCGCCGCGCAGGTATTCGGCCTGATAGGCACCACTGTTGAGCCCCAGGGTCAGGTAGGCCGCGGCAAGCCGTGAAAAGGTCAGCCCCAGGTCGGGAAGGCCGTAGTAAACCACGAAGAGCTGGACCAGCAGGGGCGTTCCGCGGAACAGGTTGATGTAAGCGCCGGCCAGGCGCCGCAGCCAGACACTGCCGTAAACACGCAAAAGGGCGACCGGCAGGCCGACCACCAGGCCGATGAGAAGTGCGCCGCCGGCGATCTTAAGCGTGACCCCGGTGCCCTGGATCAGGTCGGGAAGGACCTTTTGGCAGAATGCGAAAAACTCACCGATGGGCATGCCGTTATTCTCCCGCCATCATGATGGGGCCCCGTCGATGGCCGCCGGAAGCTCTCCACCGCCATGGGCGCGCCTGATCGTGGAGAGAAACTGCCGGGCGCGCTCCGTCCGGGGATGGTTGAAAAACGACGCCGGCGCCCCCTCCTCGACAATGTGGCCGCCCTCCATGAATATGATGCGATGGGCCACCTCGCGGGCAAAGCCCATCTCGTGGGTCACCACCAGCATGGTCATGCCCTCGGTGGCCAGTTTCTGCATGACGCCGAGCACCTCGCCGGTCAATTCCGGGTCGAGGGCCGAGGTGGGTTCGTCAAAGAGCATGATGGCCGGGTCCATGCCCAGGGCCCGGGCAATGGCCACGCGCTGTTTCTGCCCGCCGGAAAGCTGGGCCGGGTATTT
This window harbors:
- a CDS encoding FAD-binding oxidoreductase is translated as MQDNARRQLRQLLGPENFLEEREDCLTYAFDASEGACLPEAVAFPETAEAVSEILAIANTHRIPIVPRGAGSGLTGGAVPLSGGIVMTMNRMNRIISVDTDNLQAIVQPGVITARLHAAVEAKGLFYPPDPASMDICTIGGNLAENAGGMRAVKYGVTKDFVMGLEVVLANGEIIHTGSRCIKDVVGYDLTRLFVGSEGTLGVITRAVLKLLPLPEGKQTLLAAFGAMEAAAQTIADVIKSGIIPTTMEFMDKHCIRAVTQYQDTGLPVDAEAVLLIEVDGTPHAIETGIKRVQAVCTANRALSVDVARDVADQERLWQSRRAIHAALGLVWPRWEEEDIAVPIARVPKMVRRIDDIAKETGAFIVCFGHAGDGNIHVSLAPHDKNTPHEALTQARAAILKDAIALEGRIAAEHGIGLIKRNQIGWNLDAPTLNLMRQIKGLLDPNGILNPGKVFPSTLTCSAPFGH
- a CDS encoding amino acid ABC transporter permease translates to MPIGEFFAFCQKVLPDLIQGTGVTLKIAGGALLIGLVVGLPVALLRVYGSVWLRRLAGAYINLFRGTPLLVQLFVVYYGLPDLGLTFSRLAAAYLTLGLNSGAYQAEYLRGALQAVGSGQMTAARAIGMSRLTAIRHIILPQALRLVLPSWSNEMIAIIKYTAVVFLIAVPDLMGKAKIISSRTFAPISTYIIVALIYLVVVGLASIVLHHVGKRFETPGLENPETATR